CGGGATCGCGAGCACGTTCGCGGCGTACGCGTCGAACCAGGGCCCGGTGCCGATGATGTTGCTGAGGATGGACACATAGGGCCCGAGCGCGGCGAGGGTCGCCTTGAGCTTGTCCTTCTTGGAGACCAGGAAGCTCACCAGCCCGTCGACCTCGGCGAGGGCGGGGCCGATCTGCTGCTCGTTGTCCTTGACCACGCCGCGCAGCTCCTTGGCGAGGGTGCGGGCGTTGACGAGCAGTGCGTGCACGGCGTCCTTGCGCTTGGTCAGCTCCTGGAAGACGAGGTCGCTGTTCTTCATCAGGTCGACGATGTCGTCGCTGCGGTCGGCGAGGACCTTCGTGACCTCCTTCGAGCTCTCGAACAGGGTCTGGATCTCTGCGTCGCGCGACGCGATGCTGCGCGAGAGCCGGGAGATGCCGTCGAAGGAGGCCTGGATCTCGGGTGCGGACTCGTCGAGGGTGTCGGCGACGGTGTCCAGCGCCGTGGCGAGCTGCTGGGTGTCGATCTCCTCGGTCGTGGTGGTGAGGTCGCCGAAGACGCCGACGATGTCGTAGGCCGCCTGCGTGCGCTCCAAAGGGATGGTGCCGCCCTCGGCGAGCTGGCCCTTGCCCCCGGGGGTGAGGTCGAGGAACTTCTCGCCGAGCAGGTTGAGCACCTCGATCGAGGCGCTGCTCTCCTTGCCGAAGTCGACGTCGCCGTCGATCTCGAACTTCACCCGGACCCGGTCGCCGGCGAGGGTGACCGCGGCGACGCGGCCGACGCGGATGCCGCCGACCTGGACGATGTTGCCCTTGTGGATGCCGCTGGCGTCGCTGAACTCGGCGTAGTAGGTCGTGCCGCGGAAACCGGGGAACTTGCCCAGGTTGAAGGTCGCGGCGGACACCACGGCCATCACCACGAGGGTGATGACGCCGAGGCGGAGGACGCGGGCGTCGCGGGCGCGCTGGTGCTTGTTCATCGGTCCTGACACCTCGGCGCCTTGGACTTGAAGGAGAAGTTCGTGAGGTAGTCCTCGATCTCCTTGAGGATCGGCAGGTCCTTGATGATGGGCAGCCGGATCCGCGCGGAGACGCCGCAGACGTAGTACTGGTACCAGGAGCCGTACGTGCCGGTGCGGGTCTGGTCGGTCATCATCTCCGGCATCCGGTTGAGGAGGCTGGCCAGGTTGTCCCGGTTCTCCTTCTTGTTCAGCAGCTTCGCCAGGTCGCGCAGCGCGGCGATGTCCTCCTTGACCAGCGGCCGGCCACGGCGCAGCAGGTCGGCGACGGCGACGGTCAGCTCGGAGATGTTGTCGAGCGAGGAGCCGATCGTGTCGCGGTCCCTGGCGAGGTCGGTCATCCAGTCCTTGAGCGAGACGATGAGCGAGCTCAGCTGCTGGTGCCGGTCGTCGACCGTCTTCAGGGTCTGGGTCAGGTTGGTGATCACGTCCCCGACCAGCTGGTCGCGGTCGGCGAGGGTCGAGGTCAGCGACGCGGTGTGGTCGAGCAGGCTCTTGACCGTGCCTCCCTCGCCCTGGAGCACCTGGACCAGGTTCATGCTCAGCTCGTTGACCTGGTCGGGCGTCAGGGCCGCGAACAGGGGCTTGAAGCCGTCGAAGAGGACCGTCAGGTCGAGCGCCGGCTCGGTGTTGCCCACCGGGATGGTGGCGCCGTCGGCCAGCGGCTCCGCATCGGCCGCACCGGTGCCCTGCTCGAGCGCCATGTAGCGGTCGCCGACCAGGTTGAGGAACCGGATCTTGGCCTGCGACGCCGTGGTCATCTTGACACCGGAGTCGACCTTGAAGGTCACCTTGGCCATGGTGCGGTGGTAGTGCTCGACCTTCTT
This genomic interval from Nocardioides kongjuensis contains the following:
- a CDS encoding MCE family protein, which translates into the protein MNPGGNQRNAATRAAAIKLAIFTLVSVFVTGLLAVIMGNVGFGDRNEYQAIFTNATMLEKGDDVRVAGVNVGEVKKVEHYHRTMAKVTFKVDSGVKMTTASQAKIRFLNLVGDRYMALEQGTGAADAEPLADGATIPVGNTEPALDLTVLFDGFKPLFAALTPDQVNELSMNLVQVLQGEGGTVKSLLDHTASLTSTLADRDQLVGDVITNLTQTLKTVDDRHQQLSSLIVSLKDWMTDLARDRDTIGSSLDNISELTVAVADLLRRGRPLVKEDIAALRDLAKLLNKKENRDNLASLLNRMPEMMTDQTRTGTYGSWYQYYVCGVSARIRLPIIKDLPILKEIEDYLTNFSFKSKAPRCQDR
- a CDS encoding MCE family protein, which translates into the protein MNKHQRARDARVLRLGVITLVVMAVVSAATFNLGKFPGFRGTTYYAEFSDASGIHKGNIVQVGGIRVGRVAAVTLAGDRVRVKFEIDGDVDFGKESSASIEVLNLLGEKFLDLTPGGKGQLAEGGTIPLERTQAAYDIVGVFGDLTTTTEEIDTQQLATALDTVADTLDESAPEIQASFDGISRLSRSIASRDAEIQTLFESSKEVTKVLADRSDDIVDLMKNSDLVFQELTKRKDAVHALLVNARTLAKELRGVVKDNEQQIGPALAEVDGLVSFLVSKKDKLKATLAALGPYVSILSNIIGTGPWFDAYAANVLAIPTGEFVPGTGL